The following coding sequences are from one Desulfuromonas sp. TF window:
- a CDS encoding tetratricopeptide repeat protein has protein sequence MKKETVLLIAITLIVGLLIGILVSKGGKKMVSPPSGTPAPAPAVNYQQNIKMLEGIVASDPANRNAWVELGHNYFDSDQPVKAVEAYNKALELDPNDPNVLTDQGVMFRRLGWFDRAVENFTRAYELDPSHRQSLYNLGIVYRYDLQDFEKAREAWAKYLVLSPSGPGSDQVRAEMEFLQTQTRPESR, from the coding sequence ATGAAAAAAGAAACAGTCCTGTTGATAGCGATAACCCTGATCGTAGGCCTTTTGATCGGAATTCTCGTCAGCAAGGGCGGAAAGAAGATGGTGTCGCCTCCTTCCGGCACTCCCGCACCGGCACCGGCGGTCAATTATCAGCAGAACATCAAGATGCTGGAGGGGATAGTCGCCAGTGACCCGGCCAACCGGAATGCCTGGGTGGAACTGGGACACAACTACTTCGATTCGGACCAGCCGGTAAAAGCCGTGGAGGCTTACAATAAGGCGCTGGAACTCGATCCGAACGACCCCAACGTTCTGACCGACCAGGGAGTCATGTTCCGTCGCCTCGGATGGTTCGATCGCGCCGTGGAAAACTTCACCCGGGCTTATGAACTCGATCCCAGCCATCGCCAGAGCCTCTACAATCTGGGGATCGTCTATCGCTACGATTTGCAGGATTTCGAAAAGGCCAGGGAAGCATGGGCCAAATACCTGGTTCTCAGTCCGTCGGGCCCCGGCTCCGACCAGGTGCGCGCCGAGATGGAGTTTCTCCAAACCCAGACTCGGCCAGAATCCAGGTAA
- the recJ gene encoding single-stranded-DNA-specific exonuclease RecJ, giving the protein MREKKIMEPVNHHLWVQRKNEFDSIDFDSLGKELGISPLTARILFCRGISTAQEGRNFLEGRLAALPDPFLMAGMERAVERLAGAIERGERVAVHGDYDVDGITGTTLLVETLRALGGIAEYHIPLRLKDGYGLSAEALKEAAAGGAGVVLSVDCGVSAVGEAKLAAELGLDLIITDHHQPPDTLPAAYAIINPHLPGCRFPFKGLAGVGVAFFLLVALRQKLRGRGAFKNRPEPDLRLSLDLVALGTIADIVPLQGVNRLLTRIGLVSMGRGVRPGIRALREIAAVKEVTCGAVGFRLAPRLNAAGRLEDAALGVHLLLESDYEAALETARLLDGFNRQRQKIEQETLRQAIERLEQGGEGGECSIVLADERWHPGVIGIVASRLVERYHRPVVLIALEGGQGKGSARSIAGFHLYKALGNCREHLAGFGGHEFAAGLTIAADRVESFGAAFDRVARTLLSGDALLPRRTYDGELLLEELGLDTVRELADLAPFGAGNPEPVFIASGIRVQQLRLVGEDHLRFIARQGGYTIPCIAFGTAARQQELQGEIDLLFSPAINSWRGADSVQLRIRDFRPSQSALKTTLGDFSSFGESDSSAPA; this is encoded by the coding sequence ATGAGAGAGAAAAAAATCATGGAGCCCGTAAACCATCACCTCTGGGTGCAGCGGAAGAACGAGTTCGATTCCATCGACTTCGATTCGCTCGGCAAGGAACTCGGGATTTCCCCGCTGACCGCGCGCATCCTTTTCTGCCGCGGCATCAGCACCGCCCAGGAGGGTCGGAATTTTCTGGAAGGCCGTCTGGCCGCCTTGCCCGACCCTTTTCTCATGGCCGGGATGGAACGGGCGGTCGAGCGTCTGGCAGGGGCCATCGAGAGGGGTGAACGGGTCGCCGTTCATGGGGACTACGATGTGGACGGAATCACCGGCACCACCCTGCTGGTGGAAACCCTGCGAGCCTTGGGGGGGATCGCCGAATACCATATCCCCCTGCGCCTCAAAGACGGCTACGGACTGTCCGCCGAGGCCCTGAAAGAGGCCGCAGCCGGCGGCGCCGGAGTCGTTCTCTCCGTCGATTGCGGCGTCTCCGCCGTTGGAGAAGCCAAGCTGGCCGCAGAGCTCGGCCTGGATCTGATCATCACGGACCACCATCAGCCCCCCGATACCCTCCCTGCCGCCTATGCCATCATCAATCCGCACCTCCCGGGGTGCCGGTTCCCTTTCAAGGGGCTTGCCGGGGTGGGCGTGGCATTTTTCCTTCTGGTGGCTCTTCGCCAGAAACTTCGGGGCCGAGGGGCCTTCAAAAATCGTCCGGAACCGGACCTGCGCCTATCGCTGGATCTCGTGGCCCTGGGAACCATTGCGGACATTGTTCCCCTGCAAGGGGTCAATCGTCTTCTGACCCGGATTGGCCTTGTCTCCATGGGCAGGGGCGTTCGTCCGGGAATCAGGGCGCTGAGGGAGATTGCCGCGGTGAAGGAGGTGACGTGCGGGGCGGTCGGCTTTCGACTCGCTCCCAGGCTCAATGCCGCCGGTCGCCTGGAAGATGCAGCTCTGGGGGTGCATCTGCTGCTGGAGAGCGACTATGAAGCGGCTCTGGAAACCGCCCGTCTGCTGGACGGCTTTAACCGGCAGCGGCAGAAGATTGAACAGGAAACCCTTCGTCAGGCTATCGAAAGGCTGGAGCAGGGGGGGGAGGGGGGCGAGTGCTCCATTGTTCTGGCCGACGAGCGCTGGCATCCGGGAGTGATCGGCATCGTGGCCAGTCGGCTGGTGGAGCGCTATCACCGCCCCGTTGTCCTTATTGCCCTGGAGGGCGGACAGGGAAAGGGGTCCGCCCGTTCCATAGCCGGTTTTCATCTCTACAAGGCCCTGGGGAATTGCCGGGAGCACCTTGCAGGGTTCGGGGGACACGAATTCGCCGCCGGACTCACCATCGCGGCCGACCGGGTGGAAAGTTTCGGCGCCGCCTTCGATCGCGTCGCCCGGACTCTTCTGTCCGGCGATGCTCTTCTGCCTCGGCGTACCTATGATGGAGAACTTCTGCTGGAAGAACTGGGACTGGATACGGTGCGGGAACTTGCCGATCTGGCTCCGTTCGGCGCCGGCAACCCGGAACCGGTTTTTATTGCCTCCGGAATCAGGGTGCAGCAGCTGCGTCTTGTCGGTGAGGATCACTTGCGCTTTATCGCCCGCCAGGGAGGATACACCATCCCCTGCATTGCCTTCGGCACGGCGGCCAGGCAGCAGGAGCTGCAGGGGGAAATCGATCTTCTTTTCAGTCCCGCGATCAATTCCTGGCGAGGAGCGGATTCGGTTCAACTCCGAATCAGGGACTTCCGTCCGAGTCAGTCAGCTCTGAAAACCACTTTGGGGGACTTCTCTTCCTTCGGCGAGTCCGATTCTTCCGCCCCGGCATAG
- the secF gene encoding protein translocase subunit SecF — MQLIKPDINLDFIGKRKMAVIFSAVLILVGLFSLLAKGGPEYGIDFAGGTLVQIQFEEPTGAADIKAALKDLDLKGMVVQQFGDEANEFLIRAQEVGGGLTSLSRDILSALEASYGAGKVEVRRSEMVGPQVGKDLRQKGLLAVLYAMIGILIYITWRFEFRFAVGAVIALVHDVLITLGVFSLFGKEIDLPIIAAFLAIIGYSLNDTIIVYDRIRENMGKHGREGFSAVVNRSINETLSRTILTSGTTLLVVLALFVLGGGVIHNFAFALLVGVIVGTYSSIFVASPLLIFWEEHKSGKSQVKGSV, encoded by the coding sequence ATGCAGTTGATCAAACCTGACATCAACCTTGACTTTATCGGCAAGCGCAAAATGGCCGTCATCTTTTCGGCGGTTCTTATCCTGGTCGGCCTTTTCTCCCTTCTGGCAAAAGGAGGACCGGAATACGGCATCGATTTCGCCGGCGGCACCCTCGTCCAGATCCAGTTCGAGGAGCCGACCGGGGCCGCGGACATCAAGGCGGCTTTGAAAGATCTCGACCTGAAGGGGATGGTCGTTCAACAGTTCGGCGATGAGGCCAACGAATTTCTCATCCGTGCCCAGGAGGTCGGCGGAGGCTTGACGAGCCTGTCTCGAGACATTCTTTCGGCGCTGGAGGCTAGCTACGGCGCCGGCAAGGTGGAGGTTCGCCGGAGCGAAATGGTCGGGCCTCAGGTCGGAAAGGACCTGCGCCAGAAGGGTCTGCTGGCGGTCCTCTACGCCATGATCGGCATCCTCATCTACATCACTTGGCGATTCGAATTCCGGTTCGCCGTGGGGGCGGTCATCGCCCTGGTTCACGATGTCCTGATCACTCTCGGCGTTTTCTCTCTCTTCGGCAAAGAGATCGATCTGCCCATCATAGCCGCATTTCTTGCCATCATAGGCTATTCTCTCAACGACACCATCATCGTCTACGACCGCATCCGCGAGAACATGGGAAAACACGGACGAGAAGGCTTTTCCGCCGTGGTCAATCGCAGCATCAATGAGACACTCTCCCGTACCATCCTGACCTCGGGAACCACCTTGCTGGTGGTTCTGGCGCTCTTCGTCTTAGGTGGCGGTGTAATCCACAATTTCGCCTTCGCTCTTCTGGTCGGTGTGATCGTCGGGACCTACTCTTCCATCTTCGTGGCCAGTCCGCTGCTGATTTTCTGGGAGGAACACAAATCCGGAAAATCGCAGGTGAAAGGAAGCGTGTGA